A DNA window from Rossellomorea marisflavi contains the following coding sequences:
- a CDS encoding YcaO-like family protein, which produces MTVTTETGLPIMDRSSHLFVGPWKKERGHACFTCFTSYLTSNGSNLASILDHELRGPGERDCEIDLDGVDLHSFINRVLVIDKRSWSVTWKKFRKNPFCPECGVEWEEERKTELHLTDEPHFRVKSGREISQLLKRYEDELIDADTGVGKALFRDAESNIIPMYAIEANIHDRTFYSYGRTTGIAESRNAAILELLERYSSMVPRFKAPIIASYEELVAQKKKVVPPGRYILRKPLDPDLKLHWTSCQEVGTGEAFLIPEQMMYFDNQLLRGETRFLYETSNGTALGGSVEEALVYAILEAVERDCFLVHWYTKRLPRIINQESLASPHVKGILRTLDQLGYETYLFDITLETEVPAVWVLLRNTDPDGQLHLYNAAGSHFDPEAAIFAALVEAGTSVIVYEEKLRAEKPGLSHLIGSPENVTHMEDHVNYYAFRENSGAFDYLFDRMADLERIRVEEMAPRFPFSFKGIVEKVMEHHPRVYFTDMGNELIDEMGLSVVKVFIPSLQPMTFGKQNERLNMERLEAWSEGEVEVGCEPHPFP; this is translated from the coding sequence ATGACGGTCACAACTGAAACCGGGCTTCCCATCATGGACCGAAGCAGCCATCTTTTCGTAGGGCCGTGGAAAAAGGAGCGCGGACACGCCTGCTTTACCTGCTTCACCTCATATCTTACCTCAAACGGAAGTAACCTTGCTTCGATCCTTGACCATGAGCTGAGAGGACCTGGTGAAAGGGATTGTGAGATCGACCTCGATGGAGTGGATCTCCATTCATTCATCAATCGCGTCCTCGTCATCGATAAGCGGTCGTGGTCGGTGACTTGGAAGAAATTCCGCAAGAATCCGTTCTGTCCCGAGTGCGGGGTGGAATGGGAGGAAGAGCGGAAAACGGAGCTTCATCTGACAGACGAACCCCATTTCAGGGTGAAATCAGGAAGGGAGATCTCACAGCTTCTGAAACGGTATGAAGATGAACTGATAGATGCTGATACGGGAGTCGGTAAGGCACTCTTCCGCGATGCAGAATCGAATATCATCCCCATGTACGCCATCGAAGCGAACATCCATGATCGGACGTTCTATTCATATGGGCGCACGACGGGGATCGCGGAATCAAGGAATGCAGCCATCCTTGAGCTCCTTGAACGGTATTCAAGCATGGTTCCGAGATTCAAGGCACCCATCATTGCCTCCTATGAAGAGTTGGTGGCACAGAAGAAAAAGGTGGTGCCGCCCGGGCGTTACATCCTGCGCAAGCCCCTTGATCCCGACCTCAAGCTCCACTGGACGAGCTGCCAGGAGGTCGGGACCGGAGAGGCATTCTTGATCCCGGAGCAGATGATGTACTTCGATAATCAGCTCCTGAGGGGTGAAACCCGCTTCCTATACGAGACGTCCAATGGGACTGCCCTTGGTGGGAGTGTGGAAGAGGCGTTGGTGTATGCGATCCTCGAGGCGGTGGAGCGGGATTGCTTCCTCGTCCACTGGTATACGAAGCGCCTTCCACGGATCATTAATCAGGAAAGCCTGGCGAGTCCCCATGTGAAAGGGATCCTCCGTACGCTTGATCAGCTCGGATACGAGACATACTTATTCGACATCACCCTCGAGACAGAGGTCCCAGCCGTATGGGTCCTGCTCCGGAACACTGATCCAGATGGGCAGCTTCATCTCTACAATGCCGCAGGCTCACACTTCGATCCCGAAGCAGCGATTTTCGCGGCCCTTGTGGAAGCGGGTACCTCGGTCATCGTGTATGAAGAGAAGCTCCGAGCTGAAAAGCCGGGCCTCTCCCACCTGATCGGCAGCCCGGAAAACGTCACCCACATGGAGGATCACGTGAACTACTATGCCTTCAGGGAGAACAGCGGTGCATTCGACTATCTCTTCGATCGGATGGCCGATCTTGAGCGCATCCGTGTGGAGGAGATGGCTCCGCGTTTCCCGTTCTCATTTAAAGGAATCGTCGAGAAGGTAATGGAGCACCATCCCCGGGTGTATTTCACCGACATGGGGAATGAACTCATCGATGAGATGGGGCTTTCGGTGGTGAAGGTGTTCATCCCGTCCCTGCAGCCCATGACATTCGGGAAGCAGAACGAGAGGCTGAATATGGAACGATTGGAAGCGTGGAGTGAAGGAGAGGTGGAGGTAGGATGCGAACCGCACCCCTTCCCGTAG